Proteins from a single region of Hermetia illucens chromosome 3, iHerIll2.2.curated.20191125, whole genome shotgun sequence:
- the LOC119650830 gene encoding probable phosphorylase b kinase regulatory subunit beta isoform X1: MKQEARDDKNVDQFLKTSNYENTVRQLDIYYGIVKRQLLQYQSPISGLFPVMSTDQEVGSVRDSVYCAAAVWSLYQAYRRIDDDRGKSYELGQSTVKCMRGILECWIKQAPRVELFKQRQSNQHALHCKFHLHSGEEVYSDNQYNHLQIDVVSIYIIFLVQMITSGLQIIYTQDEVAFVQNLVYYVERAYRTPDFGMWERGTKYNNGTPEIHASSIGMAKAALEAINGCNLFGDKGASWSVVYVDIDAHNRNRSIFETMLPRESSSKGVDASLLPTLSFPAFASHEERLVAMAKSNVVRRLKGKKGFKRFNRDGYLSRLEDKSRRYYNKGEIKDFEGTECEWPIFYTFMIIDGVFKNNNEQIEEYQAELRRCIYTDANGDPVVSMYFAPDADGVYIRAPSQALFLWGQAVFIITQLLTAGLLHINELDPIRRYLPSYNRPRRAGRYSAFQGKPEDAKPGIGTATDLVVQIVLIAESMRLQAMMATYGIQTQTPHEVEPVQIWSSTELIKAYQNLGVNNKIGLTGRPPRPIGSLGTSKVYRVCGMTVLCYPLIFEVSDFYLYRDMALLIDDIKTELQFVGKYWRLSGRPTVCLLIREEHMRDPQFKEMLNLLAMLKKGFCDGMKVRIGRLQNLISSSCIEHLDFLNQSDLPEGESTFTQLNHEYIGYQSLTDVPKAQSYSEDKIILQNLIHRPTVEIIQRLRETDSIFCLCQLWGVLYNREGPQFEVNDISASQALIQLYHRAGSLRYWRAVRYCSSILHHIVDSISPFITTVLVNGKELTVGVIGQKETVFDKPMTPAEIKNVMYTTVQPYDVIQAVLQQEVVLYCGRLIATNPDMFKGILKIRIGWVLEAMRLHLQMVGEESDIENLSPYQVRQLLQRVLTVSQWASEEKLTPLQKRQLEGCLCRVPQQFYNLVWDVLQRTPLGIRVQGHHLPAVPTLTNMSRGELAFSLLVEETMIFIAQPERRQLTVELICIIATILSRNPELRFQQALDLDEMLEAAFSMHCKDNTLANVKDISPLFSLPYSETTGYLARAVVNKVLQGGALAPYAYDHYDNDEETCKVS; the protein is encoded by the exons ATGAAGCAAGAAGCCCGAGACGACAAGAATGTCGATCAGTTCTTGAAAACCTCCAACTACGAGAACACGGTCAGACAGCTCGACATCTACTATGGCATCG TCAAACGGCAATTGCTGCAATATCAAAGTCCAATTTCGGGCCTGTTCCCGGTAATGTCGACCGACCAGGAAGTCGGTAGCGTTCGCGATAGCGTCTATTGTGCGGCTGCAGTTTGGAGTCTGTACCAGGCGTACCGCCGCATCGATGATGACCGTGGGAAATCCTACGAATTGGGCCAGTCTACGGTCAAATGCATGCGAGGCATTCTGGAATGCTGGATCAAGCAGGCTCCCCGGGTGGAGCTGTTCAAACAGAGGCAATCCAACCAACACGCCTTGCACTGCAAGTTCCACTTGCACTCAGGCGAGGAGGTCTACTCGGACAATCAATACAACCACCTCCAGATTGACGTCGTGTCGATTTATATTATTTTCCTGGTTCAGATGATAACGTCGGGATTGCAGATAATCTACACTCAG gatgaagtggctttcGTGCAAAATCTGGTCTATTATGTGGAAAGAGCTTATCGAACGCCCGATTTTGGTATGTGGGAACGAGGTACCAAATATAACAACGGAACGCCAGAAATACATGCATCATCTATTGGCATGGCAAAAGCCGCATTGGAAGCCATCAATGGCTGCAATCTGTTCGGAGATAAGGGTGCATCTTGGAGTGTCGTTTATGTTGACATTGATGCTCACAACAGAAACCGAAGTATTTTTGAGACAATGTTGCCACGAGAATCAAGTTCGAAG GGTGTTGACGCATCGCTCTTGCCAACGCTCTCTTTCCCAGCGTTTGCTTCTCACGAGGAACGTTTAGTTGCAATGGCCAAAAGCAATGTAGTTCGCAGATTGAAAGGAAAGAAGGGATTCAAACGCTTCAACAGGGATGGGTACTTAAGTCGGTTAGAAGATAAGTCTAGACG ATATTATAATAAAGGTGAAATTAAAGACTTTGAAGGAACCGAGTGTGAATGGCCAATTTTCTACACTTTCATGATAATCGATGGCGTGTTCAAGAACAACAATGAACAGATCGAGGAATATCAGGCAGAGCTCCGACGCTGTATTTACACTGATGCTAACGGCGATCCGGTGGTCTCTATGTACTTCGCCCCAGACGCGGATGGAGTTTACATTCGAGCTCCTTCTCAGGCGCTGTTCTTGTGGGGTCAAGCAGTTTTTATTATAACTCAACTACTGACAGCTGGTCTGCTACATATCAATGAACTGGATCCGATCAGACGATATTTGCCAAGTTACAATCGACCAAGAAGGGCAGGGCGATATTCGGCTTTCCAG GGAAAGCCTGAAGAT GCGAAACCGGGAATT GGAACAGCAACTGATTTAGTAGTTCAAATTGTACTTATAGCCGAATCGATGCGTCTACAAGCAATGATGGCTACTTATGGAATTCAAACACAAACTCCACATGAG GTGGAACCTGTTCAAATATGGTCATCAACCGAACTTATCAAAGCGTATCAAAATCTGGGAGTAAACAACAAAATCGGCCTCACTGGCCGACCGCCTCGCCCTATCGGTTCGTTAGGGACGAGCAAAGTCTATCGAGTTTGTGGAATGACGGTTTTGTGCTATCCGCTGATATTTGAAGTGTCGGATTTCTACCTCTACCGAGACATGGCTCTTCTAATAG ATGACATCAAAACCGAATTACAATTTGTCGGAAAATATTGGCGATTGTCTGGACGTCCAACTGTTTGCTTGCTAATTCGTGAAGAGCATATGCGTGACCCACAATTTAAGGAGATGTTGAATTTGCTGGCGATGTTGAAGAAAGGATTCTGCGATGGAATGAAAGTTCGAATTGGACGATTGCAGAATTTAATTTCTAGCTCGTGTATTG AACATTTGGATTTCCTAAACCAAAGTGACTTGCCAGAAGGCGAGTCAACATTTACCCAACTCAACCATGAATATATTGGATACCAAAGTTTAACCGACGTCCCAAAGGCGCAATCTTATTCAGAAGATAAAATAATTTTGCAG AACTTGATCCATCGTCCCACCGTGGAAATAATCCAACGTTTACGCGAGACTGACTCAATCTTCTGTCTTTGCCAACTCTGGGGTGTACTATACAATCGCGAAGGTCCCCAGTTCGAGGTGAACGACATCAGTGCAAGTCAAGCCCTCATTCAACTTTATCATAGAGCTGGATCTTTGCGATATTGGCGTGCCGTTCGCTATTGCAGTTCAATTCTTCATCATATCGTCGATTCTATAAGTCCATTTATAACAACGGTGCTGGTTAATGGCAAAGAACTGACCGTGGGCGTTATCGGGCAAAAGGAGACAGTATTTGATAAGCCAATGACCCCGGCAGAAATCAAAAATGTTATGTATACGACAGTTCAGCCTTACGATGTTATTCAAGCTGTATTGCAACAAGAAGTTGTTTTGTATTGTGGTAGACTCATAGCCACGAATCCGGATATGTTTAAGGGAATATTGAAA ATTCGCATCGGTTGGGTACTTGAAGCTATGCGTCTTCATCTGCAAATGGTAGGCGAAGAAAGTGATATTGAAAACTTATCTCCATATCAAGTTCGGCAGCTATTGCAACGCGTATTAACTGTCAGCCAATGGGCATCTGAGGAGAA GTTGACACCACTTCAGAAGCGCCAATTGGAGGGATGTCTATGTCGTGTGCCACAACAATTTTACAATTTAGTATGGGACGTACTACAACGAACCCCATTAGGAATTAGAGTGCAGGGACACCACTTACCCGCTGTGCCAACTTTGACTAATATGAGTCGCGGCGAGTTAGCTTTTTCATTGTTAGTAGAAGAAACTATGATTTTCATTGCACAACCGGAGAGACGGCAATTGACCGTTGAACTTATTTGTATTATAGCAACGATTTTAAGCAG GAATCCAGAACTGCGATTCCAGCAGGCCCTAGACTTAGATGAAATGTTAGAAGCTGCATTTTCGATGCACTGTAAA GACAACACCCTAGCCAACGTGAAAGATATCTCGCCACTATTTTCATTACCCTACTCGGAGACAACAGGATATTTGGCAAGAGCCGTAGTAAATAAAGTGTTACAGGGCGGCGCTCTAGCGCCATATGCATATGACCATTATGACAATGACGAAGAAACCTGTAAAGtatcataa
- the LOC119650830 gene encoding probable phosphorylase b kinase regulatory subunit beta isoform X3, with the protein MKQEARDDKNVDQFLKTSNYENTVRQLDIYYGIVKRQLLQYQSPISGLFPVMSTDQEVGSVRDSVYCAAAVWSLYQAYRRIDDDRGKSYELGQSTVKCMRGILECWIKQAPRVELFKQRQSNQHALHCKFHLHSGEEVYSDNQYNHLQIDVVSIYIIFLVQMITSGLQIIYTQDEVAFVQNLVYYVERAYRTPDFGMWERGTKYNNGTPEIHASSIGMAKAALEAINGCNLFGDKGASWSVVYVDIDAHNRNRSIFETMLPRESSSKGVDASLLPTLSFPAFASHEERLVAMAKSNVVRRLKGKKGFKRFNRDGYLSRLEDKSRRYYNKGEIKDFEGTECEWPIFYTFMIIDGVFKNNNEQIEEYQAELRRCIYTDANGDPVVSMYFAPDADGVYIRAPSQALFLWGQAVFIITQLLTAGLLHINELDPIRRYLPSYNRPRRAGRYSAFQGKPEDGTATDLVVQIVLIAESMRLQAMMATYGIQTQTPHEVEPVQIWSSTELIKAYQNLGVNNKIGLTGRPPRPIGSLGTSKVYRVCGMTVLCYPLIFEVSDFYLYRDMALLIDDIKTELQFVGKYWRLSGRPTVCLLIREEHMRDPQFKEMLNLLAMLKKGFCDGMKVRIGRLQNLISSSCIEHLDFLNQSDLPEGESTFTQLNHEYIGYQSLTDVPKAQSYSEDKIILQNLIHRPTVEIIQRLRETDSIFCLCQLWGVLYNREGPQFEVNDISASQALIQLYHRAGSLRYWRAVRYCSSILHHIVDSISPFITTVLVNGKELTVGVIGQKETVFDKPMTPAEIKNVMYTTVQPYDVIQAVLQQEVVLYCGRLIATNPDMFKGILKIRIGWVLEAMRLHLQMVGEESDIENLSPYQVRQLLQRVLTVSQWASEEKLTPLQKRQLEGCLCRVPQQFYNLVWDVLQRTPLGIRVQGHHLPAVPTLTNMSRGELAFSLLVEETMIFIAQPERRQLTVELICIIATILSRNPELRFQQALDLDEMLEAAFSMHCKDNTLANVKDISPLFSLPYSETTGYLARAVVNKVLQGGALAPYAYDHYDNDEETCKVS; encoded by the exons ATGAAGCAAGAAGCCCGAGACGACAAGAATGTCGATCAGTTCTTGAAAACCTCCAACTACGAGAACACGGTCAGACAGCTCGACATCTACTATGGCATCG TCAAACGGCAATTGCTGCAATATCAAAGTCCAATTTCGGGCCTGTTCCCGGTAATGTCGACCGACCAGGAAGTCGGTAGCGTTCGCGATAGCGTCTATTGTGCGGCTGCAGTTTGGAGTCTGTACCAGGCGTACCGCCGCATCGATGATGACCGTGGGAAATCCTACGAATTGGGCCAGTCTACGGTCAAATGCATGCGAGGCATTCTGGAATGCTGGATCAAGCAGGCTCCCCGGGTGGAGCTGTTCAAACAGAGGCAATCCAACCAACACGCCTTGCACTGCAAGTTCCACTTGCACTCAGGCGAGGAGGTCTACTCGGACAATCAATACAACCACCTCCAGATTGACGTCGTGTCGATTTATATTATTTTCCTGGTTCAGATGATAACGTCGGGATTGCAGATAATCTACACTCAG gatgaagtggctttcGTGCAAAATCTGGTCTATTATGTGGAAAGAGCTTATCGAACGCCCGATTTTGGTATGTGGGAACGAGGTACCAAATATAACAACGGAACGCCAGAAATACATGCATCATCTATTGGCATGGCAAAAGCCGCATTGGAAGCCATCAATGGCTGCAATCTGTTCGGAGATAAGGGTGCATCTTGGAGTGTCGTTTATGTTGACATTGATGCTCACAACAGAAACCGAAGTATTTTTGAGACAATGTTGCCACGAGAATCAAGTTCGAAG GGTGTTGACGCATCGCTCTTGCCAACGCTCTCTTTCCCAGCGTTTGCTTCTCACGAGGAACGTTTAGTTGCAATGGCCAAAAGCAATGTAGTTCGCAGATTGAAAGGAAAGAAGGGATTCAAACGCTTCAACAGGGATGGGTACTTAAGTCGGTTAGAAGATAAGTCTAGACG ATATTATAATAAAGGTGAAATTAAAGACTTTGAAGGAACCGAGTGTGAATGGCCAATTTTCTACACTTTCATGATAATCGATGGCGTGTTCAAGAACAACAATGAACAGATCGAGGAATATCAGGCAGAGCTCCGACGCTGTATTTACACTGATGCTAACGGCGATCCGGTGGTCTCTATGTACTTCGCCCCAGACGCGGATGGAGTTTACATTCGAGCTCCTTCTCAGGCGCTGTTCTTGTGGGGTCAAGCAGTTTTTATTATAACTCAACTACTGACAGCTGGTCTGCTACATATCAATGAACTGGATCCGATCAGACGATATTTGCCAAGTTACAATCGACCAAGAAGGGCAGGGCGATATTCGGCTTTCCAG GGAAAGCCTGAAGAT GGAACAGCAACTGATTTAGTAGTTCAAATTGTACTTATAGCCGAATCGATGCGTCTACAAGCAATGATGGCTACTTATGGAATTCAAACACAAACTCCACATGAG GTGGAACCTGTTCAAATATGGTCATCAACCGAACTTATCAAAGCGTATCAAAATCTGGGAGTAAACAACAAAATCGGCCTCACTGGCCGACCGCCTCGCCCTATCGGTTCGTTAGGGACGAGCAAAGTCTATCGAGTTTGTGGAATGACGGTTTTGTGCTATCCGCTGATATTTGAAGTGTCGGATTTCTACCTCTACCGAGACATGGCTCTTCTAATAG ATGACATCAAAACCGAATTACAATTTGTCGGAAAATATTGGCGATTGTCTGGACGTCCAACTGTTTGCTTGCTAATTCGTGAAGAGCATATGCGTGACCCACAATTTAAGGAGATGTTGAATTTGCTGGCGATGTTGAAGAAAGGATTCTGCGATGGAATGAAAGTTCGAATTGGACGATTGCAGAATTTAATTTCTAGCTCGTGTATTG AACATTTGGATTTCCTAAACCAAAGTGACTTGCCAGAAGGCGAGTCAACATTTACCCAACTCAACCATGAATATATTGGATACCAAAGTTTAACCGACGTCCCAAAGGCGCAATCTTATTCAGAAGATAAAATAATTTTGCAG AACTTGATCCATCGTCCCACCGTGGAAATAATCCAACGTTTACGCGAGACTGACTCAATCTTCTGTCTTTGCCAACTCTGGGGTGTACTATACAATCGCGAAGGTCCCCAGTTCGAGGTGAACGACATCAGTGCAAGTCAAGCCCTCATTCAACTTTATCATAGAGCTGGATCTTTGCGATATTGGCGTGCCGTTCGCTATTGCAGTTCAATTCTTCATCATATCGTCGATTCTATAAGTCCATTTATAACAACGGTGCTGGTTAATGGCAAAGAACTGACCGTGGGCGTTATCGGGCAAAAGGAGACAGTATTTGATAAGCCAATGACCCCGGCAGAAATCAAAAATGTTATGTATACGACAGTTCAGCCTTACGATGTTATTCAAGCTGTATTGCAACAAGAAGTTGTTTTGTATTGTGGTAGACTCATAGCCACGAATCCGGATATGTTTAAGGGAATATTGAAA ATTCGCATCGGTTGGGTACTTGAAGCTATGCGTCTTCATCTGCAAATGGTAGGCGAAGAAAGTGATATTGAAAACTTATCTCCATATCAAGTTCGGCAGCTATTGCAACGCGTATTAACTGTCAGCCAATGGGCATCTGAGGAGAA GTTGACACCACTTCAGAAGCGCCAATTGGAGGGATGTCTATGTCGTGTGCCACAACAATTTTACAATTTAGTATGGGACGTACTACAACGAACCCCATTAGGAATTAGAGTGCAGGGACACCACTTACCCGCTGTGCCAACTTTGACTAATATGAGTCGCGGCGAGTTAGCTTTTTCATTGTTAGTAGAAGAAACTATGATTTTCATTGCACAACCGGAGAGACGGCAATTGACCGTTGAACTTATTTGTATTATAGCAACGATTTTAAGCAG GAATCCAGAACTGCGATTCCAGCAGGCCCTAGACTTAGATGAAATGTTAGAAGCTGCATTTTCGATGCACTGTAAA GACAACACCCTAGCCAACGTGAAAGATATCTCGCCACTATTTTCATTACCCTACTCGGAGACAACAGGATATTTGGCAAGAGCCGTAGTAAATAAAGTGTTACAGGGCGGCGCTCTAGCGCCATATGCATATGACCATTATGACAATGACGAAGAAACCTGTAAAGtatcataa
- the LOC119650830 gene encoding probable phosphorylase b kinase regulatory subunit beta isoform X2: MKQEARDDKNVDQFLKTSNYENTVRQLDIYYGIVKRQLLQYQSPISGLFPVMSTDQEVGSVRDSVYCAAAVWSLYQAYRRIDDDRGKSYELGQSTVKCMRGILECWIKQAPRVELFKQRQSNQHALHCKFHLHSGEEVYSDNQYNHLQIDVVSIYIIFLVQMITSGLQIIYTQDEVAFVQNLVYYVERAYRTPDFGMWERGTKYNNGTPEIHASSIGMAKAALEAINGCNLFGDKGASWSVVYVDIDAHNRNRSIFETMLPRESSSKGVDASLLPTLSFPAFASHEERLVAMAKSNVVRRLKGKKGFKRFNRDGYLSRLEDKSRRYYNKGEIKDFEGTECEWPIFYTFMIIDGVFKNNNEQIEEYQAELRRCIYTDANGDPVVSMYFAPDADGVYIRAPSQALFLWGQAVFIITQLLTAGLLHINELDPIRRYLPSYNRPRRAGRYSAFQAKPGIGTATDLVVQIVLIAESMRLQAMMATYGIQTQTPHEVEPVQIWSSTELIKAYQNLGVNNKIGLTGRPPRPIGSLGTSKVYRVCGMTVLCYPLIFEVSDFYLYRDMALLIDDIKTELQFVGKYWRLSGRPTVCLLIREEHMRDPQFKEMLNLLAMLKKGFCDGMKVRIGRLQNLISSSCIEHLDFLNQSDLPEGESTFTQLNHEYIGYQSLTDVPKAQSYSEDKIILQNLIHRPTVEIIQRLRETDSIFCLCQLWGVLYNREGPQFEVNDISASQALIQLYHRAGSLRYWRAVRYCSSILHHIVDSISPFITTVLVNGKELTVGVIGQKETVFDKPMTPAEIKNVMYTTVQPYDVIQAVLQQEVVLYCGRLIATNPDMFKGILKIRIGWVLEAMRLHLQMVGEESDIENLSPYQVRQLLQRVLTVSQWASEEKLTPLQKRQLEGCLCRVPQQFYNLVWDVLQRTPLGIRVQGHHLPAVPTLTNMSRGELAFSLLVEETMIFIAQPERRQLTVELICIIATILSRNPELRFQQALDLDEMLEAAFSMHCKDNTLANVKDISPLFSLPYSETTGYLARAVVNKVLQGGALAPYAYDHYDNDEETCKVS; the protein is encoded by the exons ATGAAGCAAGAAGCCCGAGACGACAAGAATGTCGATCAGTTCTTGAAAACCTCCAACTACGAGAACACGGTCAGACAGCTCGACATCTACTATGGCATCG TCAAACGGCAATTGCTGCAATATCAAAGTCCAATTTCGGGCCTGTTCCCGGTAATGTCGACCGACCAGGAAGTCGGTAGCGTTCGCGATAGCGTCTATTGTGCGGCTGCAGTTTGGAGTCTGTACCAGGCGTACCGCCGCATCGATGATGACCGTGGGAAATCCTACGAATTGGGCCAGTCTACGGTCAAATGCATGCGAGGCATTCTGGAATGCTGGATCAAGCAGGCTCCCCGGGTGGAGCTGTTCAAACAGAGGCAATCCAACCAACACGCCTTGCACTGCAAGTTCCACTTGCACTCAGGCGAGGAGGTCTACTCGGACAATCAATACAACCACCTCCAGATTGACGTCGTGTCGATTTATATTATTTTCCTGGTTCAGATGATAACGTCGGGATTGCAGATAATCTACACTCAG gatgaagtggctttcGTGCAAAATCTGGTCTATTATGTGGAAAGAGCTTATCGAACGCCCGATTTTGGTATGTGGGAACGAGGTACCAAATATAACAACGGAACGCCAGAAATACATGCATCATCTATTGGCATGGCAAAAGCCGCATTGGAAGCCATCAATGGCTGCAATCTGTTCGGAGATAAGGGTGCATCTTGGAGTGTCGTTTATGTTGACATTGATGCTCACAACAGAAACCGAAGTATTTTTGAGACAATGTTGCCACGAGAATCAAGTTCGAAG GGTGTTGACGCATCGCTCTTGCCAACGCTCTCTTTCCCAGCGTTTGCTTCTCACGAGGAACGTTTAGTTGCAATGGCCAAAAGCAATGTAGTTCGCAGATTGAAAGGAAAGAAGGGATTCAAACGCTTCAACAGGGATGGGTACTTAAGTCGGTTAGAAGATAAGTCTAGACG ATATTATAATAAAGGTGAAATTAAAGACTTTGAAGGAACCGAGTGTGAATGGCCAATTTTCTACACTTTCATGATAATCGATGGCGTGTTCAAGAACAACAATGAACAGATCGAGGAATATCAGGCAGAGCTCCGACGCTGTATTTACACTGATGCTAACGGCGATCCGGTGGTCTCTATGTACTTCGCCCCAGACGCGGATGGAGTTTACATTCGAGCTCCTTCTCAGGCGCTGTTCTTGTGGGGTCAAGCAGTTTTTATTATAACTCAACTACTGACAGCTGGTCTGCTACATATCAATGAACTGGATCCGATCAGACGATATTTGCCAAGTTACAATCGACCAAGAAGGGCAGGGCGATATTCGGCTTTCCAG GCGAAACCGGGAATT GGAACAGCAACTGATTTAGTAGTTCAAATTGTACTTATAGCCGAATCGATGCGTCTACAAGCAATGATGGCTACTTATGGAATTCAAACACAAACTCCACATGAG GTGGAACCTGTTCAAATATGGTCATCAACCGAACTTATCAAAGCGTATCAAAATCTGGGAGTAAACAACAAAATCGGCCTCACTGGCCGACCGCCTCGCCCTATCGGTTCGTTAGGGACGAGCAAAGTCTATCGAGTTTGTGGAATGACGGTTTTGTGCTATCCGCTGATATTTGAAGTGTCGGATTTCTACCTCTACCGAGACATGGCTCTTCTAATAG ATGACATCAAAACCGAATTACAATTTGTCGGAAAATATTGGCGATTGTCTGGACGTCCAACTGTTTGCTTGCTAATTCGTGAAGAGCATATGCGTGACCCACAATTTAAGGAGATGTTGAATTTGCTGGCGATGTTGAAGAAAGGATTCTGCGATGGAATGAAAGTTCGAATTGGACGATTGCAGAATTTAATTTCTAGCTCGTGTATTG AACATTTGGATTTCCTAAACCAAAGTGACTTGCCAGAAGGCGAGTCAACATTTACCCAACTCAACCATGAATATATTGGATACCAAAGTTTAACCGACGTCCCAAAGGCGCAATCTTATTCAGAAGATAAAATAATTTTGCAG AACTTGATCCATCGTCCCACCGTGGAAATAATCCAACGTTTACGCGAGACTGACTCAATCTTCTGTCTTTGCCAACTCTGGGGTGTACTATACAATCGCGAAGGTCCCCAGTTCGAGGTGAACGACATCAGTGCAAGTCAAGCCCTCATTCAACTTTATCATAGAGCTGGATCTTTGCGATATTGGCGTGCCGTTCGCTATTGCAGTTCAATTCTTCATCATATCGTCGATTCTATAAGTCCATTTATAACAACGGTGCTGGTTAATGGCAAAGAACTGACCGTGGGCGTTATCGGGCAAAAGGAGACAGTATTTGATAAGCCAATGACCCCGGCAGAAATCAAAAATGTTATGTATACGACAGTTCAGCCTTACGATGTTATTCAAGCTGTATTGCAACAAGAAGTTGTTTTGTATTGTGGTAGACTCATAGCCACGAATCCGGATATGTTTAAGGGAATATTGAAA ATTCGCATCGGTTGGGTACTTGAAGCTATGCGTCTTCATCTGCAAATGGTAGGCGAAGAAAGTGATATTGAAAACTTATCTCCATATCAAGTTCGGCAGCTATTGCAACGCGTATTAACTGTCAGCCAATGGGCATCTGAGGAGAA GTTGACACCACTTCAGAAGCGCCAATTGGAGGGATGTCTATGTCGTGTGCCACAACAATTTTACAATTTAGTATGGGACGTACTACAACGAACCCCATTAGGAATTAGAGTGCAGGGACACCACTTACCCGCTGTGCCAACTTTGACTAATATGAGTCGCGGCGAGTTAGCTTTTTCATTGTTAGTAGAAGAAACTATGATTTTCATTGCACAACCGGAGAGACGGCAATTGACCGTTGAACTTATTTGTATTATAGCAACGATTTTAAGCAG GAATCCAGAACTGCGATTCCAGCAGGCCCTAGACTTAGATGAAATGTTAGAAGCTGCATTTTCGATGCACTGTAAA GACAACACCCTAGCCAACGTGAAAGATATCTCGCCACTATTTTCATTACCCTACTCGGAGACAACAGGATATTTGGCAAGAGCCGTAGTAAATAAAGTGTTACAGGGCGGCGCTCTAGCGCCATATGCATATGACCATTATGACAATGACGAAGAAACCTGTAAAGtatcataa